TTTCTAAAATTTCTTCCGCCACTTTAGCATCTTTAAATTCTTTGACTTTTACCCATTTATTTGGCTCAAGTATTTTGTAAGTTTCAAAGAAATTTTTGATCTTATTTAGTGTTGCAGTAGGCAAGTCTGTATATGAGTTTATACTTTCATATCTTGGGTCTATCTTGTTAATTGGCACTGCTAGGAGTTTTTCGTCCATTCCTGCTTCATCTTCCATTACTAAAACACCTATTAAACGGCACTTGATAACGCTACCAGCTTGGAGTGGGTATTCGTTTAACACGAGTATGTCCGCTGGGTCGCCATCATCGGCTAAGGTATTTGGCACAAAGCCATAGTTTGCAGGGTAAAACATAGCAGAATATAACACCCTATCAACCATTACAGCACCACTATCTTTGTCTATCTCGTATTTGATATTTGAGCCGTAAGGTATCTCTATGACGGCGTTGATTTTATCAGGGTTTGAACCTACCTTTATTTTTGAAATATCCATTTGTTATCCTTATAATAAATTTGCATTATTATACAGATAAAAGGCTTATTTTGTGTTAAAAGGTTAGCTAAATTTGGCTAACCTTGCAGAGTTATTTTAAGATTTTTAGTGAATTTACATCTATTGTTGTTTTAGTAAAGTCCTTATCTACCTCTCCGATTATCTGTATCGATGTGTTTTCATCTACTTTTATATCACCCCATTTTTTATCATCTATCTCAATTTCTATCGTATCACCATTTTTATCTACAAATTCATAATGCTCTGCACGAAGCTGTGATTTTATCTTGCCTTCTAGTATAACTGGCGCTTCATCTTTTAAATTTAAAGCCTCTTTGATGCTCACAAGTGTTGCACTGCCCTTACCCACAAAGCCACCTGTTGCAAAAAGTGAGGTCACAACTAATGCTGATAATGCTAATTTTTTCATACATCTCCTTGTTTTTAAATTTATTCAATGTTTATTATATTAAAGATATCATAAATGTATGGCAAATAGGTCGTAAGCCACTCTTACGACCTATTTTGGGAGTTATAATAAATTTTCTATTACGTTTTTTACATCAGCTACTATTGACTCTATATCTCGTTCACCATTTATAACGTGAAGCAGATCTTTTTCTTTATAAAATTTACGTATTGCCTCTATCGGTTCTAGATAGACCTTCATACGGTTATTAAATACTTCGTTGTTATCATCAGCTCCCCTAGCACGACCCAGCACACGCTCACGTGCGACGTTCTCACTCACATCTACCTCTATAACGCCACGCAAAGAGATCTCATTATGCGTTACTAAAACCTTGTCAAGCTCAAGCATCTGCTCTACACTTCGTGGGTATCCATCTATGATGATATTTTCTTTGTTTGAGCCCTTTATGGCCGAGATTATCGTATTTACGACTACTTCAAGTGGGACAAGGTTGCCTTTTGAGATGAAGCTATTTATGAGTTTGCCTAGCTCTGAACCACTTGCCACCTCTTCACGCAATAGATCTCCTGTTGAGAAGTGTGCGTATTTGCTATCTTGCTGTGCGATTAGACTCGCATCTGTAGTTTTTCCACTACCTGGTGCACCGATTATTAAAAATAGTTTTTTCATATTTTGTCCTTTAAATTTAAAGCCACTATGTGATGACGACATATCTTAAGCCTTATACTCTTTTTCTTTTATCCTAAGTCCAAGCTCACGTAGTTGTTCGTCGCTCGGTCTACTCGGTGCTTTTGTGAGAAGACACTGAGCACGTTGTGTTTTAGGAAATGCTATGACATCGCGTATGCTTGTTGATTTTGTTGCTAACATTATAAGTCTATCAAGGCCTATAGCGATACCACCGTGTGGTGGTGCTCCAAAGCTAAGTGCATCAAGCAAGAAACCAAATTTCTCCCTTTGCTCAGCCTCGTCAATGCCAAGTAGCTTAAAGACCTTTTGCTGAATGTCATTTTTGTGAATTCTCACGCTACCGCCACCAAGCTCAAAGCCATTTAATACAACATCATGAGCGATTGAAAGGATATCTTCTAAGTCTGGTTCGTCTATATTTTTAGGCATAGTAAATGGATGGTGCATCGCAGAGTAGCTGCCATCATCATTTTGTTCAAACATAGGAAAATCTAGCACCCATAAAAACTCCATCTTATCCTTATCTATGATACCCATTTGTTCAGCTAAGAAAATTCTAAATCTACCCATATAATCAAGAACTATTTTTTTCTTTCCAGCACCGAAAAATACGACATCACCGACTTTTAGTTCACAACGAGCGATTATATCA
This portion of the Campylobacter anatolicus genome encodes:
- a CDS encoding NirD/YgiW/YdeI family stress tolerance protein, with product MKKLALSALVVTSLFATGGFVGKGSATLVSIKEALNLKDEAPVILEGKIKSQLRAEHYEFVDKNGDTIEIEIDDKKWGDIKVDENTSIQIIGEVDKDFTKTTIDVNSLKILK
- a CDS encoding adenylate kinase, whose amino-acid sequence is MKKLFLIIGAPGSGKTTDASLIAQQDSKYAHFSTGDLLREEVASGSELGKLINSFISKGNLVPLEVVVNTIISAIKGSNKENIIIDGYPRSVEQMLELDKVLVTHNEISLRGVIEVDVSENVARERVLGRARGADDNNEVFNNRMKVYLEPIEAIRKFYKEKDLLHVINGERDIESIVADVKNVIENLL
- the ppa gene encoding inorganic diphosphatase, encoding MDISKIKVGSNPDKINAVIEIPYGSNIKYEIDKDSGAVMVDRVLYSAMFYPANYGFVPNTLADDGDPADILVLNEYPLQAGSVIKCRLIGVLVMEDEAGMDEKLLAVPINKIDPRYESINSYTDLPTATLNKIKNFFETYKILEPNKWVKVKEFKDAKVAEEILEKAIKNYK